A genomic stretch from Tribolium castaneum strain GA2 chromosome 6, icTriCast1.1, whole genome shotgun sequence includes:
- the mRpL12 gene encoding uncharacterized protein mRpL12, translating to MNSARITLRVPLTAWRSLSRCSVLHTAEPQAAPVEKITIPPPSNVEKPISPKIEKLVTEISQLNLLEVSELSGALKTRLNLPDAPVMPVGGFAAPAPAEEEDEAPKQVKSVFNVKLMKFDEKQKVALIKEIKGLMEGMNLVQAKKFVEGAPALVKGDVSKEEAEKLKAAIEKVGGVVEID from the exons ATGAATTCGGCCCGAATCACGCTCCGTGTGCCCCTCACAGCATGGCGCAGCCTCTCCCGCTG TTCGGTCTTACACACCGCCGAACCACAGGCAGCCCCCgtcgaaaaaatcacaatccCGCCCCCCAGCAACGTCGAGAAGCCCATCAGCCCCAAAATCGAGAAACTGGTAACGGAAATTTCGCAGTTAAATTTACTGGAAGTGTCCGAATTGAGTGGCGCTTTGAAGACACGTCTGAACCTCCCGGACGCCCCAGTCATGCCGGTTGGGGGCTTCGCGGCTCCGGCCCCCGCCGAGGAGGAGGACGAGGCCCCCAAACAGGTCAAGTCCGTGTTCAACgtgaaattaatgaaattcgACGAGAAGCAAAAAGTCGCGCTTATTAAGGAGATCAAGGGGCTGATGGAAGGCATGAATTTGGTGCAAGCGAAGAAGTTCGTCGAGGGGGCGCCGGCGCTGGTCAAGGGGGACGTCAGTAAAGAGGAGGCCGAGAAGTTGAAGGCGGCTATCGAAAAAGTAGGCGGTGTTGTAGAAATtgattag
- the LOC657743 gene encoding sodium-independent sulfate anion transporter, with translation MSVSAWLKSVAVRRVPILGWAPQYTTDKLVSDAIAGITVGLTVMPQALAYATLAGLEPQYGLYSAFVGCFVYTIFGTCKDITIGPTALMALMTYQQIIGRNTDYAILLCFLCGVVQLVMAILHLGVLVDFISIPVTVGFTSATSVIIMTSQIKSLLGLKISSSGFLDTITKVVKNIHHTRMADLTLGMVCIAVLMLLRKLKDYKPSKKQRTLSKALWLISTSRNALVVIVCSTVAYFYEIRGPGSPFRLTGTVRPGLPDFRAPPFGTTLHNRTVGFGEMVADLGTSVILVPIIAVLGNVAIAKAFASGQMIDATQELMTLSMCNVFGSFFSSMPITGSFSRSAVNHASGVRTPLGGVYTGIMVLLALGFLTPYFAYIPKASLAAVIISAVIFMIEYEVVKPMWRSSKKDLVATCATFVFCLAIGVEYGILVGVGINIIFLLYPSARPTVHVDKVKTRNNALEYIMITPGNSLYFPAVDFIKTSIGNAGISSKHLPVVIDCRFILGADFTAAKGISALINEFLIRRQPLYFLHTRQEVVSLFRGVFDNEFKYFTTREELESVLEDNKRKEIDSEETHLLNNHNQWRHSMVELNEISCEDSNICQRKVPNKS, from the exons ATGTCCGTTAGTGCGTGGCTGAAGTCAGTGGCGGTGCGTCGGGTGCCCATTCTGGGGTGGGCGCCCCAGTACACCACTGACAAGTTGGTGAGCGACGCCATCGCCGGGATCACAGTTGGCTTGACTGTCATGCCACAGGCCTTGGCGTATGCCACTCTGGCCGGATTGGAGCCACAA taCGGGTTGTATTCGGCGTTTGTCGGTTGTTTTGTTTACACGATTTTTGGCACTTGTAAGGATATAACGATAGGGCCGACGGCCCTTATGGCCCTCATGACGTACCAGCAGATTATTGGGCGTAATACTGACTACGCGATTCTGCTTTGTTTTTTGTGTGGGGTTGTGCAACTCGTCATGGCCATCTTACATTTAG GTGTTCTCGTCGATTTTATCTCTATACCGGTGACAGTCGGTTTTACGTCAGCTACGTCTGTGATAATCATGACATCTcaaattaaaagtttgttaGGTTTGAAAATTTCATCGTCTGGGTTTTTAGACACAATTACCAAAGTTGTCAAAAATATACATCATACCAGAATGGCGGATTTGACATTAGGAATGGTCTGCATCGCCGTCTTGATGCTTCTCAGG AAACTCAAAGATTACAAGCCCTCTAAAAAACAACGCACATTATCTAAGGCCCTTTGGTTGATATCAACATCACGTAACGCCCTTGTGGTCATCGTGTGCTCTACAGTGGCGTACTTTTACGAAATCCGGGGTCCGGGATCTCCGTTTCGCTTAACCGGAACGGTGCGGCCCGGACTCCCGGATTTCCGGGCGCCACCTTTTGGCACAACTTTGCATAATCGCACCGTTGGCTTCGGCGAAATGGTCGCCGATTTGGGGACTTCGGTGATTTTGGTGCCCATTATTGCCGTCCTGGGCAACGTTGCCATAGCAAAGGCCTTCG cCAGTGGCCAAATGATCGACGCGACTCAAGAACTGATGACCTTGTCGATGTGTAACGTTTTCGGATCGTTTTTTTCATCGATGCCGATTACGGGGTCATTCTCAAGGTCAGCGGTGAATCACGCCAGTGGCGTACGCACCCCTTTGGGAGGGGTGTACACCGGGATTATGGTCCTACTAGCCTTGGGTTTCCTAACCCCTTATTTCGCCTACATACCAAAGGCGTCTTTGGCGGCTGTGATAATCAGCGCTGTCATTTTTATGATCGAATATGAGGTGGTTAAACCCATGTGGAGGAGCAGTAAAAAGGATCTAGTGGCCACTTGTGCCACGTTCGTCTTTTGTTTAGCCATAGGCGTCGAATATGGGATTCTAGTGGGCGTGGggattaatattattttcctGTTGTATCCCTCGGCACGGCCTACTGTGCACGTGGACAAAGTCAAA ACGCGTAATAACGCACTTGAGTACATTATGATAACTCCAGGGAACAGTCTTTATTTCCCGGCTGTTGATTTTATTAAGACTAGTATCGGAAATGCTGGGATTAGTTCCAAACATTTACCGGTGGTCATTGACTGTCGCTTTATACTAGGGGCTGATTTTACCGCAGCTAAGGGAATTTCAGCCTTAATTAACGAATTTTTAATCCGACGACAACCGCTCTATTTTTTGCACACAAGACAGGAAGTTGTCTCGCTCTTTCGGGGCGTTTTTGACAACGAATTCAAGTATTTTACGACACGTGAAGAACTGGAATCGGTTTTAGAAG ATAACAAACGTAAAGAAATAGACAGTGAGGAAAcccatttattaaataaccaCAACCAGTGGCGGCACAGTATGGTGGAACTGAACGAAATTTCCTGCGAAGACTCGAATATTTGCCAGCGGAAAGTACCGAATAAATCATGA
- the LOC657667 gene encoding sodium-independent sulfate anion transporter has translation MFVNLPEIVKRGFPVLTWGKNYSLDVAIADLVAGITIGLTLIPQCIAYASLAGLGPEYGLYSSLCGGIIYVIFGAVPELNIAPTALLSLLTFTFTNNASFGKVKAAILLCFLSGVIELLCGILHLGFLVDFVSTPVVAAFTSAGALTIASSQIKNLLGLNFKADSFAAVWSNVFQHITETKMWDSILGIGCCVVLLLLRKLKNYGSPPLDDHKSVSKSKKLIWFCSVARNAFVVIACAATAFFFDSCGEKPFSLTSKVPEGLPAFTNPVAEAHHGNATTSVVDMMKELGAGIFAVPFVAILGNVAIAKAFATGKVIDASQEMIAVGMCNLIGAFFGSYPVNASFSRAAVSNASGVRTPLAGIYTGVMVILALTFLTPYFSYIPKPTLAAVIICAVIFMVEVALTKLIWRINKIDLVPFFVTLVFCLVLGIEFGILIGVCVDILFLLYRTARPKVVFDYVNENSTSYVKITPTSAIFFPSVEYVREKVMQNSVKYIFLVFDCQRVSKLDFTAAKSLSALLDDLSKMQKVVVFYRPPASVVKILTKVAEGGPKIAETEENLYEILKEHDKTRRENIAISVEEKESNTQL, from the exons TATGGACTGTATTCTTCGCTTTGTGGaggcataatttacgtaattttcGGGGCTGTCCCCGAACTGAACATCGCCCCCACCGCCCTCCTCTCCCTcctcacctttacgttcacaAACAACGCGTCTTTTGGGAAAGTAAAAGCCGCCATTTTGCTTTGCTTCCTGTCGGGGGTCATTGAACTGTTATGTGGAATTCTCCATTTGG GTTTTTTGGTTGATTTCGTGTCAACTCCGGTCGTGGCCGCCTTCACCTCGGCTGGTGCCTTGACCATCGCCTcctcacaaattaaaaatttgctcgGATTAAATTTCAAAGCCGATAGTTTTGCCGCCGTTTGGAGCAATGTTTTCCAGCACATTACAGAGACGAAAATGTGGGATTCTATTCTGGGAATTGGTTGTTGCGTAGTATTGCTGTTGTTGAGg AAATTGAAGAATTATGGAAGTCCGCCCCTGGATGACCACAAATCGGtgtcaaaaagcaaaaaactgatttGGTTTTGTTCAGTGGCGCGCAACGCCTTTGTGGTCATTGCGTGCGCCGCCACTGCTTTTTTCTTCGACAGTTGCGGGGAAAAACCCTTTTCTCTCACTT CCAAAGTTCCCGAGGGACTCCCCGCTTTTACGAATCCAGTGGCGGAGGCTCACCATGGCAACGCCACAACCAGTGTCGTCGACATGATGAAGGAGCTGGGGGCCGGCATTTTTGCCGTCCCTTTCGTCGCCATTTTGGGCAACGTGGCAATCGCCAAAGCCTTTG cTACAGGCAAAGTTATTGACGCCTCGCAAGAAATGATCGCAGTAGGCATGTGTAACTTGATTGGTGCGTTTTTCGGGTCGTATCCCGTCAATGCGTCCTTTTCGAGGGCGGCTGTGAGCAACGCGAGCGGTGTGCGCACGCCTTTAGCGGGGATTTACACAG GTGTTATGGTTATTTTGGCGCTAACGTTCCTAACACCGTATTTTTCGTACATTCCGAAGCCTACTCTGGCCGCTGTCATTATTTGTGCAGTCATTTTTATGGTCGAAGTGGCTTTGACGAAATTAATATGGCGGAttaaca AGATTGATCTAGTGCCATTTTTcgttactttggttttttgtctGGTATTGGGGATCGAATTTGGGATTTTGATCGGTGTTTGCGtcgacattttgtttttattgtaccGAACCGCTCGGCCTAAGGTTGTTTTTGACTAcgttaat gaAAATTCGACAAGTTATGTCAAAATAACTCCAACTTCGGCCATTTTTTTCCCCTCAGTCGAGTACGTTCGGGAAAAAGTCATGCAAAACAGTgtcaaatacatttttttggtttttgactGTCAGCGTGTCAGTAAACTAGATTTTACAGCAGCTAAA tcttTGTCTGCGCTACTCGATGATTTGAGCAAAATGCAGAAAGTGGTCGTTTTCTACCGGCCGCCCGCCTCCgttgtcaaaattttgacaaaagtgGCCGAAGGTGGCCCAAAAATCGCCGAAACGGAGGAGAATTTGTACGAAATTTTGAAAG AGCATGACAAGACAAGGAGGGAGAATATCGCCATCAGCGTGGAGGAGAAAGAGAGCAATACGCAGTTGTGA